One Natrinema marinum genomic window carries:
- a CDS encoding NAD-dependent epimerase/dehydratase family protein — protein MKVAILGCGHVGLELGRQLAERGHEPIGVRRSDDGIARIEEAGFEAEQADITDREALASVPDVDAIVFAASSGGRGAEAAREVYVEGLRTAIEAFGERDEPPERLVYTSSTGVHGDHDGDWVDEETPLEPATEKTEVLAKAERIALELPTEYGYEGTVARYAGLYGPGRYRLERYLEGPVTEGYLNMVHRDDAAGAVRYLLTEDLARGETVQVVDDEPASKWAFADWLADECGVERPAKRTKEERLADGDLSEASRRRILTSKRCSNEKLRGLGYEFVYPTFREGYRAAIERYRDESAD, from the coding sequence ATGAAGGTTGCAATTCTGGGGTGTGGGCACGTCGGCCTCGAGCTGGGTCGACAGCTCGCCGAGCGGGGCCACGAGCCGATCGGCGTTCGCCGCTCCGATGACGGCATCGCACGGATCGAGGAGGCCGGCTTCGAGGCGGAGCAAGCAGATATCACCGACCGTGAGGCGCTCGCGTCGGTCCCCGATGTCGACGCGATCGTCTTCGCGGCCAGCAGCGGCGGTCGGGGGGCCGAGGCCGCCCGCGAGGTGTACGTCGAGGGGCTGCGGACGGCGATCGAGGCCTTCGGTGAGCGCGACGAGCCGCCCGAACGGCTGGTCTACACCTCCTCGACGGGCGTCCACGGCGATCACGACGGCGACTGGGTCGACGAGGAGACGCCGCTCGAGCCCGCCACCGAGAAGACCGAAGTGCTCGCCAAGGCCGAGCGGATCGCGCTCGAGTTGCCCACCGAGTACGGCTACGAGGGGACTGTCGCCCGGTACGCCGGGCTCTACGGCCCCGGCCGGTACCGGCTCGAGCGCTATCTCGAAGGTCCCGTCACCGAAGGCTACCTGAACATGGTTCACCGGGACGACGCCGCGGGCGCTGTCCGCTACCTGCTCACGGAGGACCTCGCGCGCGGCGAAACGGTGCAGGTGGTCGACGACGAACCCGCCTCGAAGTGGGCGTTCGCGGACTGGCTGGCCGACGAGTGCGGCGTCGAGCGACCGGCGAAGCGGACGAAAGAAGAACGGCTCGCCGACGGGGATCTCTCGGAGGCGAGCCGCCGGCGGATCCTGACGAGCAAGCGCTGTTCGAACGAGAAGCTTCGCGGGCTGGGCTACGAGTTCGTCTACCCGACGTTCCGCGAGGGATACCGCGCCGCGATCGAACGCTACCGCGACGAGTCGGCCGACTGA
- a CDS encoding sulfite oxidase, translating to MSNSTRSENRQREVDEIVERKPGTEAVTDLEDRYRVVGAADRETYANWLTPIEEHYVCHRNETLDPAAAEWTVSLGGAVDREADLGMADIREEYPTVAVAHTMECAGNGRGYFDPETGSVQWEYGAVSTAIWTGAPLRSILADHGAATDDGTWLTAVGGDHPEVEGENDLFARSIPMAKVLEDCILAYEMNGEPLPPEHGHPVRLLVPGWYGVNSVKWLAELHVAETMVHGPEWADRDGDDYTQWQQSAYRIHPEGVEPDSHATVSTFDTWDQLEGDGIDHPYTFDENVKSTIGRPADGATISPRADGTLEVVGVAWAGDDAVIDIEISTDGGDSWDDGEFFGPNYDCAWRLFRYEWVPSPGTYTLLSRATDERGRRQPLRIAGPDEDADDEYPWNEGGYAENAVLPHSVEVTVE from the coding sequence ATGTCGAACTCGACGCGCAGCGAGAACCGGCAACGGGAGGTCGACGAGATCGTAGAGCGCAAACCCGGCACCGAGGCCGTCACCGATCTCGAGGATCGGTATCGGGTCGTCGGTGCCGCCGACCGGGAAACGTACGCGAACTGGCTCACGCCGATCGAGGAACACTACGTCTGTCACCGCAACGAGACGCTCGATCCCGCGGCCGCGGAGTGGACCGTCTCGCTTGGCGGCGCGGTCGACCGCGAGGCCGACCTAGGGATGGCCGACATTCGCGAGGAGTATCCGACGGTCGCGGTCGCGCACACGATGGAGTGTGCCGGCAACGGGCGGGGCTACTTCGACCCCGAGACGGGTAGCGTCCAGTGGGAGTACGGAGCCGTCAGCACCGCGATCTGGACCGGCGCGCCGCTGCGGTCGATCCTGGCCGATCACGGCGCGGCGACCGACGACGGAACGTGGCTCACCGCGGTCGGCGGCGATCACCCCGAGGTCGAGGGCGAGAACGACCTGTTCGCCCGCTCGATCCCGATGGCGAAGGTCCTCGAGGACTGCATCCTCGCCTACGAGATGAACGGCGAACCGCTCCCACCCGAACACGGCCACCCCGTCCGGCTGCTCGTTCCTGGCTGGTACGGCGTCAACAGCGTCAAGTGGCTCGCCGAACTCCACGTCGCGGAGACGATGGTCCACGGCCCCGAGTGGGCGGACCGCGACGGCGACGATTACACCCAGTGGCAACAGTCGGCCTACCGGATCCACCCCGAAGGCGTCGAGCCCGACTCGCACGCGACGGTGTCGACGTTCGACACCTGGGACCAGCTCGAGGGCGACGGGATCGACCACCCCTACACCTTCGACGAGAACGTCAAGTCGACCATCGGGCGGCCCGCCGACGGCGCAACCATCTCGCCGCGCGCGGACGGCACGCTCGAGGTCGTCGGCGTCGCCTGGGCGGGCGACGACGCGGTGATCGACATCGAGATATCGACCGACGGCGGCGACAGTTGGGACGACGGCGAGTTCTTCGGGCCGAACTACGACTGCGCCTGGCGGCTGTTCCGCTACGAGTGGGTGCCCTCGCCGGGCACCTACACGCTCCTCTCGCGGGCGACCGACGAGCGCGGCCGCCGCCAGCCCCTGCGGATCGCCGGCCCCGACGAGGACGCCGACGACGAGTACCCGTGGAACGAGGGCGGCTACGCCGAGAACGCCGTTTTGCCTCACTCGGTCGAAGTCACCGTCGAGTGA
- a CDS encoding DUF5791 family protein encodes MFYEQRMTVPDSPADLRAEYEDDLAAIVDDRGPATVAADTDLEEATLEALAAGDSPELTLEAAAEIQALAEGTPDAETIVTMALEHLLLGMSTAVLDVDAVESDLAIEMDAKEIQQKIEGRAPMSFAEFVHIQYVIADGAP; translated from the coding sequence ATGTTCTACGAACAACGGATGACCGTCCCCGACTCGCCGGCCGACCTCCGGGCCGAGTACGAGGACGACCTCGCAGCGATCGTCGACGACCGCGGGCCTGCCACCGTCGCAGCCGACACCGACCTCGAGGAGGCGACCCTCGAGGCGCTCGCCGCGGGCGACTCGCCCGAGTTGACGCTCGAGGCGGCCGCCGAGATCCAGGCGCTCGCGGAGGGGACGCCCGATGCAGAGACGATCGTCACGATGGCGCTCGAGCACCTGCTGTTGGGGATGTCGACGGCCGTACTCGACGTCGACGCGGTCGAGAGCGACCTCGCGATCGAGATGGACGCAAAGGAGATCCAGCAGAAGATCGAGGGAAGAGCGCCGATGTCGTTCGCGGAGTTCGTCCATATCCAGTACGTGATCGCGGACGGCGCGCCGTAG
- a CDS encoding tubulin/FtsZ family protein: MKVALIGVGQAGGKITERLARFDADMGFGAVQGALAVNSAEPDLQSLQYVDTQLIGADRVNGHGVGGDNELGTEVMQSDIEQVLGSLDGRVTSKAEAIFVVAGLGGGTGSGGAPVLVHHLQRVYDVPVYALGVLPGRNEGALYQANAGRSLKTLLREADATLLIDNDSWHEQGESVEGAFETINDRIAKRVGLLFASGEAVEGVGESVVDSSEVINTLRAGGVAALGYATAVASEDSAENITTAMTVARQALLTGTSLPEATTADSALLVIAGKPETIPRKGVEKARRWLEDETGSMQVRGGDFPLDSDRLGALVLLGGAERSDRVQAFMERAREAKEAQEDESTDHAAAFEDDRLENLF, translated from the coding sequence ATGAAAGTAGCCCTGATCGGAGTCGGTCAGGCCGGCGGCAAGATCACCGAACGGCTCGCCCGGTTCGACGCGGACATGGGCTTCGGGGCCGTCCAAGGTGCGCTGGCCGTCAACTCCGCCGAACCCGACCTCCAGTCTCTACAGTACGTCGACACGCAGTTGATCGGTGCCGATCGCGTCAACGGCCACGGCGTCGGCGGCGATAACGAACTCGGAACCGAAGTGATGCAGTCGGATATCGAACAGGTACTGGGCTCGCTCGACGGCCGCGTAACGTCGAAAGCGGAGGCCATCTTCGTCGTCGCCGGCCTCGGCGGCGGCACCGGCAGCGGCGGCGCGCCCGTTCTCGTCCACCACCTCCAGCGGGTCTACGACGTCCCGGTCTACGCGCTCGGCGTCCTGCCGGGTCGCAACGAGGGCGCGCTCTACCAGGCCAACGCGGGCCGCTCGCTGAAGACCCTGCTTCGCGAGGCCGACGCGACGCTGCTGATCGACAACGACTCGTGGCACGAACAGGGCGAAAGCGTCGAGGGTGCCTTCGAGACGATCAACGACCGCATCGCGAAGCGGGTCGGCCTGCTGTTCGCTTCCGGTGAGGCCGTCGAGGGCGTCGGCGAGAGCGTCGTGGACTCGAGCGAGGTCATCAACACCCTCCGGGCGGGCGGCGTCGCGGCGCTTGGCTACGCGACCGCTGTCGCGAGCGAGGACAGCGCGGAGAACATCACCACCGCGATGACCGTCGCGAGACAGGCCCTGCTGACCGGGACGAGTCTGCCCGAGGCGACGACGGCTGACTCGGCGCTGCTGGTCATCGCCGGCAAACCCGAGACGATCCCCCGCAAGGGCGTCGAGAAAGCCCGCCGCTGGCTCGAGGACGAGACCGGGAGCATGCAGGTCCGGGGCGGGGACTTCCCGCTCGACAGCGACCGACTGGGCGCGCTGGTGTTGCTCGGCGGCGCGGAGCGCTCCGATCGCGTCCAGGCGTTCATGGAACGCGCCCGAGAAGCCAAGGAGGCCCAGGAGGACGAATCGACGGACCACGCGGCGGCGTTCGAAGACGACCGCCTCGAGAACCTCTTTTAG
- a CDS encoding glycoside hydrolase family 2, translated as MTEEWTGGVVTDRGDGPPAVEEWRSVSVPGRPAAFADEGPIAYRTTFADPRSDPSERALLELRGAYDRATIWLNGTELTTHEPHFVPLRLEVEPDPENELVIVCERPDAFDGIYGTDAVPDHFGTPAIWWGVELESRPATFVRRFEARPRLGANPNGDAEASSSPNGPDATAGNATTDGAGAAIDVTLEIDAGRAVDDAVTLSVRPEGFRGGATMERVPVVAAAGERTTVTKTIPIRKPSLWWPREHGPQSRYTIQAKLGGDALERTVGLREIECDEDGLLVNGRRVRPRGFARLPGGDPREDVDRAVEANATILRTHAHVPPHDLYEACDEAGLLVWQDLPAVGPDLPVERGTELAAALAEEYGRHPSLAMYGVQDRPTDPFAEPLGSGLLSRLRFRYRAWRTSVDDGPAQGLADSFPDDRPVVATIGAPGTGAEAAHLALGWQYLAADDIDWLLETYPSLGDRVGWFGAGSLADDDADPADVAGLDAALLERRATDAEGSQREQARTLKTVAEGLRRRGCGLLAASAIRDSAPGGGMGVHAVDGEPKLAAEAIAQSFEPVQAVLDGPARSGTVAITLCNDTDEALEAIVGWRAGENTDTERVSVEPFETADAGSARIPGDAERVDLEVGIDDRRIRNRYHL; from the coding sequence ATGACCGAGGAGTGGACCGGTGGCGTCGTCACGGACCGCGGCGACGGCCCGCCCGCCGTCGAGGAGTGGCGGTCGGTGTCGGTTCCCGGGCGGCCCGCGGCGTTCGCCGACGAGGGCCCGATCGCCTATCGAACGACCTTCGCCGACCCCCGGAGCGATCCGAGCGAGCGCGCGCTGCTCGAGCTCCGCGGGGCCTACGACCGCGCGACGATCTGGCTGAACGGGACGGAACTGACGACCCACGAGCCCCATTTCGTTCCCCTTCGGCTCGAGGTCGAGCCCGACCCCGAGAACGAACTGGTGATCGTCTGCGAACGCCCCGATGCATTCGACGGGATCTACGGCACCGACGCGGTGCCCGACCATTTCGGAACGCCCGCCATCTGGTGGGGCGTCGAACTCGAGTCCCGGCCCGCGACGTTCGTCCGGCGTTTCGAGGCGCGACCACGGCTGGGTGCGAACCCGAACGGGGACGCCGAGGCGTCCTCGAGCCCGAACGGACCCGACGCAACCGCGGGGAACGCGACCACCGACGGCGCAGGCGCCGCGATCGACGTGACGCTCGAGATCGACGCCGGACGGGCGGTCGACGACGCGGTGACGCTGTCGGTCCGACCCGAGGGGTTCCGCGGGGGTGCCACGATGGAGCGCGTACCGGTCGTGGCCGCGGCGGGCGAGCGGACGACGGTGACAAAGACGATTCCGATCCGGAAGCCGTCGCTGTGGTGGCCCCGCGAGCACGGGCCCCAGAGCCGCTATACGATCCAGGCGAAACTCGGCGGCGACGCGCTCGAGCGGACCGTCGGCCTCCGGGAGATCGAGTGCGACGAGGACGGCCTGCTGGTCAACGGCCGCCGCGTCCGACCCCGCGGGTTCGCGCGGCTCCCCGGCGGCGACCCGCGCGAGGACGTCGATCGGGCGGTCGAAGCCAACGCGACGATCCTCCGAACCCACGCGCACGTGCCGCCGCACGACCTCTACGAGGCCTGCGACGAGGCGGGCCTGCTCGTCTGGCAGGATCTGCCCGCCGTCGGTCCCGACCTGCCGGTCGAGCGAGGGACCGAACTGGCGGCCGCGCTCGCCGAGGAGTACGGCCGCCACCCGAGTCTCGCGATGTACGGCGTCCAGGACCGACCCACCGATCCGTTCGCGGAGCCACTCGGGAGCGGTCTCCTCTCGAGACTGCGCTTTCGCTATCGCGCGTGGCGCACGTCGGTCGACGACGGCCCCGCGCAGGGGCTCGCCGACTCGTTCCCCGACGACCGGCCCGTCGTGGCGACGATCGGCGCGCCGGGGACCGGTGCGGAGGCCGCCCACCTCGCGCTCGGTTGGCAGTACCTCGCGGCAGACGACATCGACTGGCTGCTCGAGACTTATCCCTCGCTGGGCGATCGCGTCGGCTGGTTCGGTGCTGGCTCGCTCGCGGACGACGACGCCGATCCGGCGGACGTGGCGGGGCTCGACGCGGCCCTGCTCGAGCGCCGGGCGACTGACGCCGAGGGCTCACAGCGCGAACAGGCGCGAACGCTGAAGACGGTCGCCGAGGGGCTCCGCCGACGGGGCTGTGGGCTCCTCGCGGCATCGGCGATCCGGGACAGCGCGCCGGGCGGCGGGATGGGCGTCCACGCCGTCGACGGCGAGCCGAAACTCGCCGCCGAGGCGATCGCCCAGTCGTTCGAGCCAGTACAGGCCGTTCTCGACGGTCCCGCCCGGTCCGGGACGGTCGCCATTACGCTCTGTAACGACACCGACGAGGCCCTCGAGGCGATCGTCGGCTGGCGTGCCGGTGAGAACACGGACACCGAGCGGGTCAGCGTCGAGCCGTTCGAGACGGCCGACGCCGGCTCGGCGCGGATTCCGGGCGACGCCGAGCGGGTCGACCTCGAGGTCGGGATCGACGATCGGCGGATTCGTAACCGATACCATTTATAA